From the genome of Miscanthus floridulus cultivar M001 chromosome 10, ASM1932011v1, whole genome shotgun sequence, one region includes:
- the LOC136485638 gene encoding probable beta-D-xylosidase 2 isoform X1, whose translation MRRRPHVPLLSILPLLLLAASTPASAARAAFACAPGGPATTLPFCRQSLPLQARARDLVSRLTRSEKVRLLVNNAAGVPRLGVAGYEWWSEALHGVSDTGPGVKFGGAFPGATAFPQVIGAAASLNATLWELIGRAVSDEARAMYNGGRAGLTFWSPNVNIFRDPRWGRGQETPGEDPAISARYAAAYVRGLQQPYSSGHHHNRLKLAACCKHFTAYDLDSWGGTDRFHFNAVVGAQDLEDTFNVPFRACVAEGRAASVMCSYNQVNGVPTCADAAFLRGTIRGKWRLDGYIVSDCDSVDVFFRDQHYTRTAEDAVAATLRAGLDLDCGPFLALYTESAVAGRKVSDADVDAALVNTVTVQMRLGMFDGDPASGPFGHLGPADVCTRAHQDLALDAARQGVVLLKNQRGKHRDVLPLRPAAHRVVAVVGPHADATVAMIGNYAGKPCRYTTPLQGVAGYVARTVHQAGCTDVACRGKNQPIAAAVDAARQADATVVVAGLDQKVEAEGLDRTSLLLPGRQAELISAVAKAAKGPVILVLMSGGPIDIAFAKNDPRIDGILWAGYPGQAGGQAIADVIFGQHNPGGKLPVTWYPQDYLQKVPMTNMAMRANPARGYPGRTYRFYTGPTIHPFGHGLSYTQFTHSLAHAPAQLTVRLSGDRAATTASLLNATRTRPARAVRVAQARCEGLTVPVHVDVRNVGDRDGAHAVLVYHAAPSSSSAAGVPGADAPARQLVAFEKVHVPAGGVARVEMGIDVCDRLSVADRNGVRRIPVGEHRLMIGELTHSVTLGVEQLGV comes from the exons ATGCGGCGCCGCCCGCATGTCCCCCTCCTTTccatcctccccctcctcctcctcgccgcctcAACCCCGGCGTCAGCGGCGCGCGCGGCGTTCGCGTGCGCGCCGGGCGGTCCGGCGACGACGCTGCCGTTCTGCCGGCAGTCGCTGCCGCTGCAGGCGCGGGCGCGGGACCTCGTGTCGCGGCTGACGCGCTCCGAGAAGGTGCGCCTCCTGGTGAACAACGCGGCGGGGGTGCCGCGCCTGGGCGTGGCCGGGTACGAGTGGTGGTCCGAGGCGCTGCACGGCGTCTCCGACACCGGGCCAGGGGTCAAGTTCGGCGGCGCGTTCCCGGGCGCCACCGCGTTCCCGCAGGTCATCGGCGCCGCCGCGTCGCTCAACGCCACGCTCTGGGAGCTCATCGGACGG GCGGTGTCGGACGAGGCGCGCGCCATGTACAACGGCGGTCGCGCAGGACTCACCTTCTGGTCCCCGAACGTGAACATCTTCCGGGACCCACGGTGGGGCCGGGGGCAGGAGACCCCCGGAGAGGACCCCGCCATCTCCGCGCGCTACGCCGCCGCCTACGTGCGCGGCCTCCAGCAGCCCTACAGCTCCGGCCACCACCACAACCGGCTGAAGCTCGCCGCCTGCTGCAAGCACTTCACGGCGTACGACCTGGACAGCTGGGGCGGCACGGACCGGTTCCACTTCAACGCCGTGGTGGGCGCGCAGGACCTGGAGGACACCTTCAACGTCCCCTTCCGCGCCTGCGTCGCCGAGGGCCGCGCCGCCAGCGTCATGTGCTCCTACAACCAGGTCAACGGCGTGCCGACCTGCGCCGACGCGGCGTTCCTGCGGGGGACGATCAGGGGGAAGTGGCGGCTGGACGGGTACATCGTCTCCGActgcgactccgtcgacgtcTTCTTCCGGGACCAGCACTACACCCGCACCGCCGAGGACGCCGTCGCCGCCACGCTCCGGGCCGGGCTCGACCTCGACTGTGGCCCCTTCCTCGCGCTCTACACCGAGTCCGCCGTCGCCGGGCGGAAGGTCTCCGACGCCGACGTCGACGCCGCCCTGGTCAACACCGTCACGGTGCAGATGCGGCTCGGCATGTTCGACGGCGACCCAGCGTCCGGGCCGTTCGGGCACCTGGGCCCGGCCGACGTGTGCACGCGCGCGCACCAGGACCTGGCACTCGACGCCGCGCGCCAGGGCGTCGTGCTGCTGAAGAACCAGCGTGGAAAGCATAGGGACGTCCTCCCGCTCCGCCCCGCCGCGCAccgcgtcgtcgccgtcgtcggccCGCACGCCGACGCCACCGTCGCCATGATCGGGAACTACGCTGGCAAGCCATGCCGGTACACCACGCCGCTGCAGGGCGTCGCTGGGTACGTCGCGCGGACGGTGCACCAGGCCGGGTGCACCGACGTCGCGTGCCGGGGGAAGAACCAGCCCATCGCCGCGGCGGTGGACGCGGCGCGCCAAGCCgacgccaccgtcgtcgttgctGGGCTCGATCAGAAGGTGGAGGCCGAGGGCCTCGACCGCACCAGCCTTCTCCTCCCTGGGCGACAGGCCGAGCTCATCTCCGCCGTCGCCAAGGCGGCCAAGGGCCCCGTCATCCTCGTGCTCATGTCCGGCGGGCCCATCGACATCGCGTTTGCGAAGAACGACCCGAGGATAGACGGGATCCTTTGGGCGGGATACCCTGGCCAGGCCGGCGGCCAGGCCATCGCCGACGTCATCTTTGGACAGCATAACCCAG GCGGGAAACTGCCGGTGACATGGTACCCTCAAGACTACCTGCAGAAGGTGCCGATGACGAACATGGCGATGCGCGCCAACCCGGCGCGCGGGTACCCGGGGCGGACGTACCGGTTCTACACGGGGCCGACGATCCACCCGTTCGGGCACGGGCTCAGCTACACCCAGTTCACGCACTCGCTCGCGCACGCGCCGGCGCAGCTCACCGTGCGGCTCTCCGGCGAccgcgccgccaccaccgcctccctCCTGAACGCGACGCGCACACGCCCCGCCCGCGCCGTGCGGGTGGCGCAGGCGCGGTGCGAGGGGCTGACGGTCCCCGTGCACGTGGACGTGAGGAACGTCGGCGACCGCGACGGCGCGCACGCCGTGCTCGTGTACCACGCGGCGCCCTCGTCCTCGTCCGCCGCCGGTGTCCCCGGCGCGGACGCGCCCGCGCGGCAGCTGGTGGCGTTCGAGAAGGTGCACGTGCCCGCGGGCGGCGTGGCGCGCGTGGAGATGGGCATCGACGTGTGCGACCGGCTCAGCGTCGCGGACCGGAACGGCGTGCGGCGGATCCCCGTCGGCGAGCACAGGCTGATGATCGGCGAGCTCACGCACTCGGTCACGCTCGGCGTCGAGCAGCTCGGGGTATAG
- the LOC136485638 gene encoding probable beta-D-xylosidase 2 isoform X2: MYNGGRAGLTFWSPNVNIFRDPRWGRGQETPGEDPAISARYAAAYVRGLQQPYSSGHHHNRLKLAACCKHFTAYDLDSWGGTDRFHFNAVVGAQDLEDTFNVPFRACVAEGRAASVMCSYNQVNGVPTCADAAFLRGTIRGKWRLDGYIVSDCDSVDVFFRDQHYTRTAEDAVAATLRAGLDLDCGPFLALYTESAVAGRKVSDADVDAALVNTVTVQMRLGMFDGDPASGPFGHLGPADVCTRAHQDLALDAARQGVVLLKNQRGKHRDVLPLRPAAHRVVAVVGPHADATVAMIGNYAGKPCRYTTPLQGVAGYVARTVHQAGCTDVACRGKNQPIAAAVDAARQADATVVVAGLDQKVEAEGLDRTSLLLPGRQAELISAVAKAAKGPVILVLMSGGPIDIAFAKNDPRIDGILWAGYPGQAGGQAIADVIFGQHNPGGKLPVTWYPQDYLQKVPMTNMAMRANPARGYPGRTYRFYTGPTIHPFGHGLSYTQFTHSLAHAPAQLTVRLSGDRAATTASLLNATRTRPARAVRVAQARCEGLTVPVHVDVRNVGDRDGAHAVLVYHAAPSSSSAAGVPGADAPARQLVAFEKVHVPAGGVARVEMGIDVCDRLSVADRNGVRRIPVGEHRLMIGELTHSVTLGVEQLGV, encoded by the exons ATGTACAACGGCGGTCGCGCAGGACTCACCTTCTGGTCCCCGAACGTGAACATCTTCCGGGACCCACGGTGGGGCCGGGGGCAGGAGACCCCCGGAGAGGACCCCGCCATCTCCGCGCGCTACGCCGCCGCCTACGTGCGCGGCCTCCAGCAGCCCTACAGCTCCGGCCACCACCACAACCGGCTGAAGCTCGCCGCCTGCTGCAAGCACTTCACGGCGTACGACCTGGACAGCTGGGGCGGCACGGACCGGTTCCACTTCAACGCCGTGGTGGGCGCGCAGGACCTGGAGGACACCTTCAACGTCCCCTTCCGCGCCTGCGTCGCCGAGGGCCGCGCCGCCAGCGTCATGTGCTCCTACAACCAGGTCAACGGCGTGCCGACCTGCGCCGACGCGGCGTTCCTGCGGGGGACGATCAGGGGGAAGTGGCGGCTGGACGGGTACATCGTCTCCGActgcgactccgtcgacgtcTTCTTCCGGGACCAGCACTACACCCGCACCGCCGAGGACGCCGTCGCCGCCACGCTCCGGGCCGGGCTCGACCTCGACTGTGGCCCCTTCCTCGCGCTCTACACCGAGTCCGCCGTCGCCGGGCGGAAGGTCTCCGACGCCGACGTCGACGCCGCCCTGGTCAACACCGTCACGGTGCAGATGCGGCTCGGCATGTTCGACGGCGACCCAGCGTCCGGGCCGTTCGGGCACCTGGGCCCGGCCGACGTGTGCACGCGCGCGCACCAGGACCTGGCACTCGACGCCGCGCGCCAGGGCGTCGTGCTGCTGAAGAACCAGCGTGGAAAGCATAGGGACGTCCTCCCGCTCCGCCCCGCCGCGCAccgcgtcgtcgccgtcgtcggccCGCACGCCGACGCCACCGTCGCCATGATCGGGAACTACGCTGGCAAGCCATGCCGGTACACCACGCCGCTGCAGGGCGTCGCTGGGTACGTCGCGCGGACGGTGCACCAGGCCGGGTGCACCGACGTCGCGTGCCGGGGGAAGAACCAGCCCATCGCCGCGGCGGTGGACGCGGCGCGCCAAGCCgacgccaccgtcgtcgttgctGGGCTCGATCAGAAGGTGGAGGCCGAGGGCCTCGACCGCACCAGCCTTCTCCTCCCTGGGCGACAGGCCGAGCTCATCTCCGCCGTCGCCAAGGCGGCCAAGGGCCCCGTCATCCTCGTGCTCATGTCCGGCGGGCCCATCGACATCGCGTTTGCGAAGAACGACCCGAGGATAGACGGGATCCTTTGGGCGGGATACCCTGGCCAGGCCGGCGGCCAGGCCATCGCCGACGTCATCTTTGGACAGCATAACCCAG GCGGGAAACTGCCGGTGACATGGTACCCTCAAGACTACCTGCAGAAGGTGCCGATGACGAACATGGCGATGCGCGCCAACCCGGCGCGCGGGTACCCGGGGCGGACGTACCGGTTCTACACGGGGCCGACGATCCACCCGTTCGGGCACGGGCTCAGCTACACCCAGTTCACGCACTCGCTCGCGCACGCGCCGGCGCAGCTCACCGTGCGGCTCTCCGGCGAccgcgccgccaccaccgcctccctCCTGAACGCGACGCGCACACGCCCCGCCCGCGCCGTGCGGGTGGCGCAGGCGCGGTGCGAGGGGCTGACGGTCCCCGTGCACGTGGACGTGAGGAACGTCGGCGACCGCGACGGCGCGCACGCCGTGCTCGTGTACCACGCGGCGCCCTCGTCCTCGTCCGCCGCCGGTGTCCCCGGCGCGGACGCGCCCGCGCGGCAGCTGGTGGCGTTCGAGAAGGTGCACGTGCCCGCGGGCGGCGTGGCGCGCGTGGAGATGGGCATCGACGTGTGCGACCGGCTCAGCGTCGCGGACCGGAACGGCGTGCGGCGGATCCCCGTCGGCGAGCACAGGCTGATGATCGGCGAGCTCACGCACTCGGTCACGCTCGGCGTCGAGCAGCTCGGGGTATAG